Proteins from a single region of Streptomyces sp. TN58:
- a CDS encoding nuclear transport factor 2 family protein — MADNPSADPAVPADETVHDGVDDAVQADLTTVAEAWAAAIVSNDAARIASFMTDDWAIVSESGISSKDDFLAFVASGQLTHSAMDLVSRPRVRVHGDTAVFSARMTNTAHYGGRRFDADEWTSDVFVKRDGRWLCLLSHITAVAPASAATPSTTGQ; from the coding sequence ATGGCCGACAACCCCAGCGCAGACCCGGCCGTCCCGGCGGACGAAACGGTTCATGACGGCGTCGACGACGCGGTCCAAGCGGACCTCACCACCGTCGCGGAGGCCTGGGCCGCGGCGATCGTCTCCAACGATGCGGCACGGATCGCGAGCTTCATGACCGACGACTGGGCCATCGTCTCGGAGTCCGGCATCTCATCCAAGGACGACTTCCTCGCGTTCGTCGCCTCCGGGCAGCTGACCCACTCGGCTATGGACCTCGTCAGCAGGCCCCGGGTGCGGGTGCACGGCGACACCGCGGTCTTCAGCGCGCGGATGACCAACACCGCGCATTACGGGGGCCGGCGGTTCGACGCCGACGAGTGGACGTCGGATGTGTTCGTGAAGCGGGACGGCCGCTGGCTGTGCCTGCTGAGCCACATCACGGCGGTGGCGCCGGCCTCGGCAGCGACGCCCTCGACGACGGGCCAGTGA
- a CDS encoding VOC family protein: MAIEGVSPYLRYEDADAALDWMERVLGFTDAIRWRDDSGRTFEADIQAGVTKIGVSGGGVSSEGRNALLIVHVDDVDAHFALVRAASGVEVDGPVDQPYGPRTFTVTDPWGYQWSFWQGEATPPQ, encoded by the coding sequence ATGGCAATCGAAGGTGTGTCCCCCTACCTGCGGTACGAGGACGCGGACGCGGCTCTCGACTGGATGGAGCGGGTCCTCGGCTTCACCGACGCGATCCGCTGGCGCGACGATTCAGGGCGGACGTTCGAGGCTGACATCCAGGCGGGTGTGACGAAGATCGGGGTCAGTGGCGGCGGGGTGAGCAGCGAAGGCAGGAACGCCCTGTTGATCGTGCACGTGGATGACGTCGACGCGCATTTCGCGCTGGTGCGGGCGGCATCCGGCGTGGAGGTGGACGGTCCGGTGGATCAGCCGTACGGGCCGCGGACCTTCACGGTCACCGACCCCTGGGGGTATCAGTGGAGCTTCTGGCAGGGCGAGGCCACACCACCCCAGTGA